Sequence from the Penaeus vannamei isolate JL-2024 chromosome 41, ASM4276789v1, whole genome shotgun sequence genome:
tctctctccgcccttccctgACCCCTCGCCCggtcccttccatcccccctgaTCCTCCGACCTCTCCCCCTGACCCCCGGCCGCTGACCTTGAACCTGAGTGCCCCGACCGGAGGCTGAGCGAAGGGAATGCCCAGGAAGCCGTAGAAGGCCCTGCCGCCCTTGGCCTCGGACCTCGAGCCCACGATGGCGCCCTGCTGGAGCTGCACCTCGACCGTCTCCGCCGCCGCTGCGCTCAGCCACAGCAGTGCAGCAGAAGCCAATAGCAGCCGCATCTTCGCTCTGCCGACGAAGGAAAGTCGTCTTGTAGATGTCCAATTATTGTCGtgggtttgtttgctttgttgacGCAAGACGCGACAGCAAGGTGTCTCGCAGGACATACCTCTTCAGGATTTCTTCTTCGACTCGACTTTCCACGGGACGACGGGCGCTGCTGCGGTTCCTCCGGAGGCTGAGGCGCAAGTGACTCCCGGCGTCGCTGCGCAGAGTTTTACAGGgccgcgaggggagggggtggttggggcaTCATGGGGGGGTTTCGTCATGTTTTCCCAGGGCTTTGGTCATGAGGTCCGCTTATCTCTGACGAAAATCACGGGTTTCCTCTTTATCAGGTCTTCTTTTTTGCGCCCGATTTTCTCAGAACTTTCGttgaaaatgaaagatgaaatcaTCCACAAAtgatggaggatgaagagggagaaggggaaggacagactggagaaaagcagaaatagagagggaggagaaagatgagaaggaggacaaagagaaaaggaggaatgagaaggagaagaagaggaagaagtagaaggcggaggaggcgaaagagaaaggagagcaggagaagaattaggagaaaagaggaagaggaaacaataagaagaatgagaattagggaaaggaggaaataagcagaagacaaaggagaacgaagaggggggaggagcaaaataaaaggaaaaagaagaagatggaggagaagtctcagaaaaagatggagaaggagcgaGCGCTGACCCTCAaccccagcgccatctgttgctcCCAGTGCTGAACGGAGACCCAGGACCCCAGCCggaccacacaaacacgcacacacacaaatatatataaatatatatatatatatatatatatatatatatatatatatatatatatatatatatatatatacatttatatatatatgtatatatatatatttatatatttatatatatatatatatatatatatatatatatatatatatatatatatatatatatattaatgtgtagtatatatatatgtgtgtgtgtgtgtacatatatatatatatatatatatatatatatatatatatatatatatatatatatatatatatatatatatatataataaacgcacatacgcacacacacacacacacacacacacacacacacacacacacacacaaacacacacatacacacacacacacacacacacacacacacacacaaacacacacacaaacacacacatacacacacacacacaaacacacaaacacacacacgcacacgcacacacacacgaatatatatatatatatatatatatatatatatatatatatatatatatatatatttatgtatatgtatatatatgtaaatatatgtatatatatatatatatatatatatatatatatatatatatatatatatatatatatatatataacacaaacacaaacacacgcacacacacacacacaaacacaaacaaacacgcacacgcacacgcacacacacacaaatatatatatatatatatatatatatatatatatatatatatatatatatatatatatgtatatatatgtatatatatatatatatatataacacaaacacaaacacacgcacacacacacacacaaacacaaacaaacgcgcacacacaaacacacactcacacacacaaacacatacacgcacacgcacaaacacatacaagcacacgcacaaacacatacaagcacacacacacggacacgcacacacacacacacacgcacacgcacacacacacacacacacacacacacacacacacacacacacacacacacacacacacacacacacacacacacacacacacacatatacacacacatatagccctAAACCACTGCACCTGTCTGgagagcgcgcggagcacctctgcctgtTTTGAAACTGGAAACTAATCAACTGTAGCGTTGAtttgtgacgatgatgatgttaatgaggatattattgtgatatatatatatatatacataaatatatatatatatatatatatatatatatatatatatatatatatgtgtgtgtgtgtgtgtgtgtgtgtgtgtgtgtgtgtgtgtgtgtgtgtgtgtgagcgtgagagagagagagagagagagagagagagagagagagagagagagagagagagagagagagagagagagagagagagagagagagagagaactgagcaTGGAAAGTTTTAAATAGGGAGATATCACTCATAACATATCAACAAACCGTTTTGTTAACGAGGgatgatgattatatagataCAAACCAATAAAGATTTATCTTacttacttttctttcattcacaTCATAAACAGCAATGGAAATCAGGTTTGTTCTACACTTTCATCATAACAAGAGCGAGTTGACGTTTATATTCATGGTCCCTGGGAGAGGGTGGCAAGGAAGAGGTAAGGCGAGGTAAGCAGTGTTTACTTTCGGAAGGTCGGGACGTGTTGTTCCATGGTATTATAATATGGGCTTACATGCTGGTACAggaaaatgttattgttattgagtaGATACAAAAGCTTTTATGGCCTGACTCTCTCGCAGAGGAGGATAGATTGATGTTCCATCTGCACCTCACGTCCATTGGTTGTCAGTTGTCGCTCTCATATATTgtcattgtttattgttattgctattgttattattacttgtagtagtagcaatattagtaacgttaacataaacattaatatcaacattaacattgtcattatctttataattttcattatcattattaccattgttgttgttattactactgtttttgttaatattattattactattaatgtcatcatcactatcatttataaAGGGCACAGTGTCCATACAGAAGCAGTTACAGGAGAAATATTTAAGAAAAGAAGCAATAATTTTGAGGTAATTCGAAATCCTCAGACATTGCAGACGTCGAGGTCGTGAACCACAAAAAAATATTCCTTCATCAGCTCAGATCTTCAACGCATTTTAAAATGACCTTACATACAGTGTCTAAGATTATTAAAGATTTTGGTAAACTGATCTATTGCAACTCTGGAAATGAGTCATCAACGGTTTAACCCGATCACACCGAGCACTGAAGGAGGTTTTAGGTGATGTTTCAgtgatatacaattatatatatcacaGCAAACAGGAAGATAACCCTAtgctgtgtgtaggtgtttgttggtgtttgtaggaataaagaaatagactACCCAGCGAGAAGGCCAAGGGAGACGTCACACTCGATCCTTCGGTGTCTGTTTCCATCGTCAGGCAGGATATTCTTTTGGCAAGGCTGTGACTCAGACACACGGGGCTAATTCATGGTTGGGAAAGGCCAATTGGAGCCACCCGTGTTGTTTTGTTCGAAGATGTGCAGGACTCTTTGGTCAAAGATTGATTTGCTTGCTTGCCGAACACTCGCTGGGACGTGTTTTAATCGTTTGGCTAATTTATTCGGCAcgtgttgatgtatgtatgtattttgtgaatAGGGGTTTGTACCTTTGGGGTTTGTACCTTAGTTTGTAATAGGGGTTTGGACCTTAGTTTGTACCTTTGTACCTGTGAATAGCCCTAAATTACCTTGTTTATATAATACATGCCTCaaaggtttttgtttttcttttttacatttagtGTCCAATGTGAACGTTAGATTGGAGGTAaagtaaaacaatatatatgctTGATATCCTGATTATTGAAGCTGCACCAGGGAGCACGGCGTTGGCACCGTCACAGCGCTCGGAAACGGAGGACCGGCCGTCCTAGTTGCTGTTCTGGGAGAAGCGGTCCGGGTACAGCAGCTTGTTCATCTTCCTCGGCAGGTTCCTCCAGAATTCGATGTCCTAGGAAAAGATGGAAATGCATGTGAAGGCTTTTGGATATTGCTCTCGAAAATTATGCGTGTTGTTTGACAGCATGTCAATCCGtttctgctaaaaaaaaaaaaactattcattgCAAATCATATGTTATGCTGTTCATCTAGCTTTGGCCTGCACAAAATGGGGAATTTTGGGCACCGATTTCTTGCTAAAAGAATGGGCTCGCATCAGCGTGCTcgcggcccctccccccccacccgatTTGATTTCGAGTCCCGAGCGCCGTACCTGCTCCCTGTCGTAGACCTTCATGGCGGGGGCGGAGGTGATGCCGAGGTAGGAGAGGCTCGAGGCCTCGGTCGGCGTCCACTTGAAGCCCAGGGACAGGTCGGGCGTCGGGTTCCTGCGAGGGAAATCGTTTAGTGGATCGTTTTAGCATTCTTTTGCCGACATATTTGCACATTACGAAGCTCATTGTTTCCCCAGAGAGCTGGCGTGCAGTAGTGTGCCACATCAGCTGCCGAGACTGACTCGCAAATCACCCGTCCTTCGACGCCCCTGGAAAGCGTTTCCTCTCACCCGGTGGCGGCGAAGTTGGTCCAGAGATCCACCATGATCCGGGACACGAAGAGGTCCTCCTCCTTGGTCAGGCTGACGTTGAGCTTATCGAAGGAGAAGAGGTACTGCAGGTCGTCCGAGTCGCCCACGTCTGTGTGCGAGAGAAGCCTTTGTGTCGGTCGCCGCCAGAGCTAAATCCGTCACGTGGAGACGGACCAAAATGAAAACAGTAAAGAAACCTTATCCAAACCTGCATTTATTCACAATAAATTCGGGAAAGCCTCTTGTCCCCGAGGAAGGGCTCCTCACAGGCCAGGTTCCACGCGGGCGAGGGCCCCCGGAACAGTTCGGAGAAGGCGTGCTCCCCGCGGTGCTGCAGCTCGTAGGCGAAGGCGCGGAAGCCGAAGGCGGCGTCGCGCGCGTGGTGCTCAACGGCCTCCACGTGGCACATGCTGTAGAAGCTGTCGCcgaggagctgggggagggggaggagggtcggggTCAGGCCGAGGTATGGACACAGGCGCAGTCGCTCCAAAGAGCATTTCTCACTCAGGCCTGTGGCGTCTGGCGATGCCCTGCTGGTCTTACCTTGACGAGAGGGTCGATCCTGGTCAGGTCGAACTCCATGGGCCCCAGGTACCTGTGGAAGGCCAGGCGGGCCAGGTACTCGGGGTCGTCGTCCCAGGCCTCGAAGCCGAGGGCGGGGGGGCCCACGAGGCTGAAGTTCTGGATCATGCTGTCCATGACGCCGTCTTCCACGAACGCtgaggaggaagcgagaaagaggttCCCTGTTACTTCAAAGTTCGACCGCCAGGTGGCGAAATACTGTGCAGCATATGCGGGGAAAGGAAGTCTTTATAAATGATTGAAATGATATTTGTGGCTGCGAGGACGGAGCCAGGCGCCGGCCCTCACCTCTGGCGTTGAAGGCGCCCTCGTCCCGCGTCACGCCGGAGAGGACGTCGACGCGGTTGTAGCGGCCTTCCCTGACCAGCGTGGCGGGGTGGGCGGGCAGGAACTCGCCGTCCACGCGGGGCGTCAGGACGTACGGGGAGGGCTGTGGGCGGAGGCGAGGGTCACGTTTCCTTCTGTCCATTTACTGATCCAGGGACGCAtgaatgcacatagacacacacacacacacacacacacgaatcagcCGTCCAGAAGGAGGCTCGCTCACCGTGATGTAGGGCGTCACGGCCATCAGCTGCTCGACGGGGACGTCCCTGAGGCAGTCGACGAGCGCCGTGCTGTTGGCGGCGTCCGCGCGCTCTCCCGGACAGCCCACCATGCGGCCGAAGCCGAAGGCCACCTGCCGGTGGTCCTCCCGGAGCGCCCAGGGACACAGCGCCGCCCCCGACTGCATGATGGCTCGCTGGAAGAGGCCTTCGGCGGTAGAGGAAGGAAATTAGAGACGGGAGAAGTCTCTTGGGCGACAAATTATGCATCTGCCGCAGATGGAACGTGGATAACCTTGAGATAATCTTTAGAAACCATCATATGCTCAAGGTCTGAattctctcatacatacacatacacatccctacctcttccccacaTCTCGAATAGGAACCTACTGTTGGCCATTTGATGGATTTACCTCTGGCCAGGAGAGACGGACTTACCACTGGACATGGGAGACAGCATGTGGTAGTGCACAGCCGCGCCCCCCGCGTTCTGGCCGAAGATGGTGACCTTGTCTGGGTCTCCGCCGAGGTCGCGGATGTTGTCCTGCACCCAGCGAAGGGCCATCGCCTGGTCCTTCAGCCCCAGGTTGCCAGGGAGCTCGGCGTCCTCGGTCGACAGGAATCCTGAGGGAATCGACCGCATTAGCCCTTCATGGCTCTGGTGCAATGGCTAGCAAGCGAGAATTGACAAAATGCACTAGATGAGAAATAGTCTTAACCAGATACTCAGCGCAATCCCATCTGATCACCGACAAGAAAGCCACTTTCGCACGCAACATGCCAACATAGACACCGGAAGCGGCACCGACACGAACCCAGGACGCCGAGGCGGTGCTGCAGGACGACGAGGACCACGTCCTTCGCCAGGAGGAACTCCGGCTGGAACAGGGGCGTCGCGTCGCTGATGAAGCCTCCTTGGGGAAGCCACACCATCACGGGGAGGTCAGTCCGGTTGGGCTGAAACGCCATTCGGATTTCTAGTTGTAAGCTTACCAATGGTTGCAAAAATACATGCGAAAGTTAATGTCAACCATTaaatctttatattattattatttaaaagcaaTGAGGCAGCAGTGGTGCTGGAACCCATCTGGACGAGGAGGAGCAAAGGTCACAAACCCACTGGCTGTTCCCCGGCAGCGCCTCCGCCCCGCTCCAAGGGCGCCGCCCCGCGCGCTCCTCCTCCCGAGGCGACTCACCTGCGGCGTGAACACGGAGAGGTAGAGGCAGTCCTCCTGCATCCAGTCCGAGGGCGCGTCCGGCTGCGGGCACAAGGGCGGGGCCACGGTGCCGTTCCTCACGCCCTCCCACGCCCCGGCGGCCACGGGATCCTGCGGGGGATTTTCTCTGTGACGCTCGGGGAAGGGATTGGCGCTGGCATGCACGAAGTTAGGCAGAAGTTGACCGGAATATTGTGGTTGGTGTAAAGATTATAATAGTGGAGATATATCTTAAAAGACGACAGGAGACATCCGAGTTAAATGAAAAGATCTGAAGGAGAAACGTCGATCAGAGCAAAACATGAATGGAAATAGAGAAATCATTTTAAAAGACATTGATATTAGCAGAAGGAATATCGAAACAGCCACGGAATCACTTTGGAGAAGGGGGTTCCGAGGCCTCCGTGGGGCTGACCGAGTCTGCGCTCGTCCGCCCCCGCCTGgtctctctccgcccttccctgACCTCTCGCCCGGTCCCTTCCGCCCCCCCTgatcctccaacctctccccctgaCCCCCGGCCGCTGACCTTGAACCTGAGTGCCCCGACCGGAGGCTGAGCGAAGGGAATGCCCAGGAAGCTGTAGAAGGCCCTGCCGCCCTTGGCCTCGGACCTCGAGCCCACGATGGCGCCCTACTGGAGCTGCACCTCGGCCGTCTCCGCCGCTGCTGCGCTCAGCCACAGCAGCGCAGCAGAAGCCAATAGCAGCCGCATCTTCGCTCTGCCGACGAAGGAAAGTCGTCTTGTAGATGTCCAATTATTGTCGTGGGTTTGCTTTGTTGACGCAAGACGCGACAGCAAGATGTCTCGCAGGACATACCTCTTCAGGATTTCTTCTTCGACTCGACTTTCCACGGGACGACGGGCGCTGGTGCGGTTCCTCCGGAGGCTGAGGCGCAAGTGACTCCCGGCGTCGCTGCGCAGAGTTTTACAGGGCcgcgaggggagggcgagggggagggggtggttggggcaTCAGGGGGGGGTTACGTCATGTTTTCCCAGGGCTTTGGTCATGAGGTCCGCTTATCTCTGACGAAAATCACGGGTTTCCTCTTTATCAGGTCTTCTTTTTTGCGCCCGATTTTCTCAGAACTTTCGttgaaaatgaaagatgaaatcaTCCACAAAtgatggaggatgaagagggagaaggagaaggacagattggagaaaagcagaaatagagagggaggagaaagatgagaaggaggacaaagagaaaaggaggaatgagaaggagaagaagaggaagaagtagaaggcggaggaggagaaagagaagaagggagagcaggagaagaattaggagaaaagaggaagaagaggaaataagaagaatgagtattaggggaaggaagaggaggaaagaagacaaaggagaaggaagaggggggagaaggaggataagaaaaggaaaaagaagaagatagaggagaagtctcagaaaaagatggagaaggagcgaGCGCTGACCCTCAaccccagcgccatctgttgctcCCAGTGCTGAACGGAGACCCAGGACCCCAGCcggaccacacaaacacacacacacaaacacgcacacacacaaatat
This genomic interval carries:
- the LOC113809254 gene encoding pyrethroid hydrolase Ces2a; protein product: MQEDCLYLSVFTPQPNRTDLPVMVWLPQGGFISDATPLFQPEFLLAKDVVLVVLQHRLGVLGFLSTEDAELPGNLGLKDQAMALRWVQDNIRDLGGDPDKVTIFGQNAGGAAVHYHMLSPMSSGLFQRAIMQSGAALCPWALREDHRQVAFGFGRMVGCPGERADAANSTALVDCLRDVPVEQLMAVTPYITPSPYVLTPRVDGEFLPAHPATLVREGRYNRVDVLSGVTRDEGAFNARAFVEDGVMDSMIQNFSLVGPPALGFEAWDDDPEYLARLAFHRYLGPMEFDLTRIDPLVKLLGDSFYSMCHVEAVEHHARDAAFGFRAFAYELQHRGEHAFSELFRGPSPAWNLAYVGDSDDLQYLFSFDKLNVSLTKEEDLFVSRIMVDLWTNFAATGNPTPDLSLGFKWTPTEASSLSYLGITSAPAMKVYDREQDIEFWRNLPRKMNKLLYPDRFSQNSN